The Harpia harpyja isolate bHarHar1 chromosome 10, bHarHar1 primary haplotype, whole genome shotgun sequence genome includes a region encoding these proteins:
- the SFR1 gene encoding swi5-dependent recombination DNA repair protein 1 homolog, with product MEEPVLEKLPSLCHTPKDSGTAVPQGTSSGKQPMSAALRERLRKTRRSFNANFTVAKRLKIDAEEKDCADADKGCLPKTSTDCSRLQGASENLGRNGTGHTCFKSRLQESGLCGSAENSDVLQVDLSQQQSLEEKVRLVKQVQEKEELLRRLKLVKMYRSKNNLSELQALIVKWRNSTQLMLYELQSAFSADGKKVSLTQLIDTFGLEDQLLHYSRTEEDFVDA from the exons ATGGAAGAACCAGTGCTTGAGAAATTGCCATCTTTGTGCCATACTCCAAAGGATTCTGGGACAGCAGTTCCACAGGGGACTAGTTCAGGGAAACAG ccaATGAGTGCAGCTCTGAGGGAGCGATTAAGGAAAACAAGACGCTCATTTAATGCTAATTTTACAGTGGCAAAGCGGCTCAAAAtagatgctgaagaaaaagactGTGCTGATGCTGACAAAGGGTGCTTGCCAAAGACAAGTACAGATTGTTCCAGATTACAAGGTGCTTCTGAAAATCTAGGAAGAAATGGCACTGGACATACATGTTTCAAAAGTCGCTTACAGGAGAGTGGTCTCTGTGGATCAGCAGAGAATTCTGATGTGCTACAGGTTGATCTTAGTCAGCAACAGTCCCTGGAAGAAAAAGTAAGGCTGGTGAAACAAgtgcaagagaaggaagagctACTTCGAAGGCTCAAACTGGTTAAGATGTATCGATCTAAG AACAACCTGTCTGAACTGCAGGCTTTAATAGTGAAATGGAGAAATAGTACCCAGCTGATGCTGTATGAACTACAGTCAGCCTTTTCTGCAGATGGCAAGAAAGTGAGTCTCACTCAGCTGATAGATACTTTTGGATTAGAAGACCAGTTACTGCACTACAGCAGAACAGAAGAAGATTTTGTTGATGCATAA